In one Vulgatibacter incomptus genomic region, the following are encoded:
- a CDS encoding lysophospholipid acyltransferase family protein: MSLPPLRKRVKRAVRTWLLRGLLAIVKLLPLGAALALGRAGGGLAYGVFAKDRRLALEHLAKAFPEKTPEEQEAIARAMFRSLGETGMEIAQIDKLDRRLESYVEIEPSAVAALDQARKGSGVVAVTGHIGNWELLFRRIVRSGRPAYAVGAELSHGGLTAIVEELRGPGRTIWRGAPGASKKLLRAFREDAYLALLIDQDTKVQGVFVPFFGELAHTPRAAADLALRTGAGIVTIFIHRKAGGGHRISGRQVEYTPTGDPEADALAITAEMTRAIEEEVRRVPHEWVWMHRRWQTRPPDERALGS, encoded by the coding sequence TTGAGCCTTCCGCCGCTCCGCAAGCGGGTGAAGCGGGCGGTGCGCACCTGGCTGCTCCGCGGGCTCCTCGCGATCGTGAAGCTCCTGCCGCTGGGCGCCGCCCTGGCCCTGGGCCGGGCGGGCGGCGGCCTCGCCTACGGCGTCTTCGCCAAGGATCGGCGCCTCGCCCTCGAGCACCTGGCGAAGGCCTTCCCGGAGAAGACGCCGGAGGAGCAGGAGGCGATCGCCCGGGCGATGTTCCGCTCCCTCGGCGAGACCGGGATGGAGATCGCCCAGATCGACAAGCTCGATCGGCGGCTCGAGTCCTACGTGGAGATCGAGCCCTCCGCCGTCGCCGCCCTGGACCAGGCCCGGAAGGGCTCGGGCGTGGTGGCGGTCACCGGCCACATCGGCAACTGGGAGCTCCTCTTCCGCCGCATCGTCCGCAGTGGCAGGCCCGCCTACGCCGTCGGCGCGGAGCTCTCCCACGGCGGGCTCACCGCCATCGTGGAGGAGCTCCGCGGGCCCGGCCGCACAATCTGGCGGGGGGCCCCGGGCGCCAGCAAGAAGCTGCTCCGCGCGTTCCGGGAGGACGCCTACCTCGCGCTCCTCATCGACCAGGACACCAAGGTCCAGGGCGTGTTCGTCCCCTTCTTCGGCGAGCTGGCCCATACGCCGCGGGCCGCAGCCGATCTGGCGCTCCGGACCGGCGCCGGGATCGTGACGATCTTCATCCACCGGAAGGCCGGGGGCGGGCATCGGATCAGCGGTCGCCAGGTCGAATACACGCCGACCGGGGATCCGGAGGCGGACGCCCTCGCGATCACCGCCGAGATGACCCGGGCGATCGAAGAGGAGGTCCGCCGCGTTCCCCACGAGTGGGTATGGATGCACCGGCGTTGGCAGACCCGACCGCCGGACGAGCGGGCGCTGGGCAGCTAG
- a CDS encoding KdsC family phosphatase, producing MSGHDRIAADEELVRRAQGVKLLALDVDGVLTDGGLYYGPDGEAFKRFDVKDGHGIVLWRDVGFASAILTARSSSMVEVRARELKIPFVLQGERDKAKGFEKLLALAGVGPEEVAYIGDDVNDLPVLSRVGLAATPADGRPEVKRWVHYVCERPGGHGAVRELCELLLKAKGAWDQALAIHPPVGDRR from the coding sequence ATGAGCGGGCACGATCGGATCGCGGCGGATGAAGAGCTCGTGCGGCGGGCGCAGGGCGTCAAGCTCCTGGCACTCGACGTGGACGGTGTTCTCACCGACGGTGGCCTCTACTACGGGCCGGACGGCGAGGCGTTCAAGCGCTTCGACGTGAAGGACGGGCACGGGATCGTGCTCTGGCGCGACGTGGGCTTCGCCTCGGCGATCCTCACAGCCCGCAGCTCCTCGATGGTGGAGGTCCGCGCACGGGAGCTGAAAATCCCCTTCGTGCTCCAGGGCGAGCGCGACAAGGCCAAGGGCTTCGAGAAGCTCCTCGCCCTCGCCGGCGTCGGTCCGGAAGAGGTCGCCTACATCGGCGACGACGTGAACGACCTCCCCGTGCTCTCGCGGGTCGGCCTGGCCGCGACGCCCGCCGACGGCAGGCCCGAGGTGAAGCGCTGGGTGCACTACGTCTGCGAGAGGCCCGGCGGCCACGGCGCGGTTCGCGAGCTCTGCGAGCTCCTGCTCAAGGCGAAGGGCGCGTGGGATCAGGCCCTGGCGATCCACCCGCCCGTCGGGGACCGGCGTTGA
- a CDS encoding UDP-glucose dehydrogenase family protein has product MRVAVIGTGYVGLVAGTCFADSGNDVVCVDIDGAKIDALRRGEIPIYEPGLEELVERNAAAGRLTFTTRLPDAVSRAEVVFIAVGTPQGDDGSADLQYVLAAARAIGRSLGSYTVVVDKSTVPVGTAKKVREEILSVAPNADFDVVSNPEFMKEGAAIDDFLSPDRVVIGTESQRARDLMAELYAPFTRRSNRILFMDPQSAELTKYAANAMLAARISFMNEMAALCEKVGADVDHVRLGLGSDSRIGLSFLFPGPGFGGSCFPKDIRALYSTARENGLDFNLLGSVDRVNEQQKQLLLRKAIRHFGGNLSGKHFGVWGLAFKPKTDDMRESPSIPLIEGLLGKGATVAAHDPVAHGTAKRIFGDRIGFTDTPYGAVEGADGLFIVTEWNEFRRPDFDRLKGLMKAPVIFDGRNVFDPARMRDRGFVYEGIGRGVAP; this is encoded by the coding sequence ATGCGCGTCGCAGTCATCGGCACCGGCTACGTGGGCCTCGTCGCAGGCACCTGCTTCGCGGACAGCGGCAACGACGTGGTCTGCGTGGACATCGACGGGGCGAAGATCGACGCGCTCCGCCGTGGCGAGATCCCGATCTACGAGCCGGGCCTCGAGGAGCTGGTGGAGCGCAACGCCGCCGCCGGCCGCCTCACCTTCACCACCCGCCTCCCCGACGCCGTGAGCCGCGCCGAGGTGGTCTTCATCGCGGTGGGGACGCCGCAGGGCGACGACGGCTCGGCCGACCTCCAGTACGTGCTGGCGGCAGCCCGGGCGATCGGCCGCTCGCTCGGCAGCTACACCGTGGTCGTCGACAAGAGCACGGTCCCGGTGGGCACCGCGAAGAAGGTCCGGGAGGAGATCCTCTCGGTGGCGCCGAACGCCGACTTCGATGTGGTCTCGAACCCCGAGTTCATGAAGGAGGGCGCCGCCATCGACGACTTCCTCTCGCCGGACCGCGTGGTGATCGGGACGGAGAGCCAGCGGGCCCGCGACCTCATGGCGGAGCTCTACGCGCCCTTCACCCGGAGGTCGAACCGGATCCTCTTCATGGATCCCCAGTCCGCCGAGCTCACCAAGTACGCGGCCAACGCGATGCTGGCGGCGCGGATCTCCTTCATGAACGAGATGGCGGCGCTCTGCGAGAAGGTGGGCGCCGACGTCGATCACGTGCGCCTGGGCCTTGGCTCCGACAGCCGCATCGGGCTCTCCTTCCTCTTCCCCGGGCCCGGCTTCGGAGGCTCCTGTTTCCCCAAGGACATCCGCGCCCTCTACTCCACGGCCCGGGAGAACGGCCTCGACTTCAACCTCCTCGGCAGCGTCGACCGGGTGAACGAGCAGCAGAAGCAGCTCCTCCTGCGCAAGGCCATCAGGCACTTCGGCGGGAACCTCTCCGGGAAGCACTTCGGGGTTTGGGGCCTCGCGTTCAAGCCCAAGACCGACGACATGCGCGAGTCGCCCTCGATCCCTCTGATCGAGGGGCTCCTCGGCAAGGGGGCCACGGTCGCCGCCCACGATCCGGTGGCCCACGGCACGGCCAAGCGGATCTTCGGCGATCGCATCGGCTTCACCGACACGCCCTACGGCGCGGTGGAGGGGGCGGACGGGCTCTTCATCGTCACCGAGTGGAACGAGTTCCGCCGGCCCGACTTCGACCGCCTCAAGGGCCTGATGAAGGCCCCCGTGATCTTCGACGGCCGCAACGTCTTCGATCCGGCGAGGATGCGCGACCGGGGCTTCGTCTACGAGGGGATCGGCCGAGGCGTGGCGCCCTGA